A region of the Primulina eburnea isolate SZY01 chromosome 7, ASM2296580v1, whole genome shotgun sequence genome:
TGATCCCTTGAGTACCTTTAATTTTCCATTTTCTGATTTAAAGGAGCAACCATTTGATTCAAGTGTACCCAGGGAGATTAGATTCCTTTTGAGGTCAGGTACATATCTGACTTGCTGCAGGATTTTATATGTGCCATCATCCATTCCAAGTCTAATGGAGCCAATTCCTTTTACCTTGCATGATCTGTCGTTCCCTAGGATGACCACTCCCAAATCTGTTTCATGAAGAGTTTCAAACCATGACTTTGTGGGACACATATGGAATGTACATCCAGAGTCTAAAATCCAATCAGTTGATGTCCCTTGATCTGATATGGCCAATGCTTCTGCCGTGTCATATCCATCAGATGTCACCGAGGCTTCACCATCTCCATACCCTTTTTCTTGATGGTTCTTTCTTCTTTCTGGACAATTTCTTTTGAAATGTCCTTCCTTGTGACATATGAAACACCTATATTTGATTTGACTCTTGGATCTTGATCGTGAAGTGTTCCTCCTTTGCTGTCTTTTAGAAGGTCTCCCTCGTGTATGTAGACTTTCGCCTTGCCCATAACCATGAGAGTTCATTCCCTTCTGTAGTTCCTTGGCCCTTATTGCTGATTGGACTTCCTCCAACGAGATTGATTGCTCCCTGCCATAGAGGAGTGCATCCTTGAAGTTTTCATATGAAGTTGGAAGGGAGTTTAGCAAGATTAGTGCCTTGTCCTCTCCATCCAATTTAACTTCAATATTTTCCAAGTCATCCAAGATTTTAATGAATTCATCAATCTGCTCAGAGATGTTCTTCTCGTCAGTGATCTTGAATGAGTATAACTTTTGTTTCATGTACAACCTGTTGGCGAGGGATTTAGTCATGTAGAGTGATTCGAGTTTGGTCCACATAGCTGCTGCTGATTCTTCCCTGGAGACCTCACGCAGGGGTTTGTCTCCAAGACAGAGAATTATTGCGCTTTGTGCCTTTGCAAGATTTTGCACCTTTTCTTTCGGATCACCCATCATGGCTTCTTTTCCTTTCAATGCTTCCTCCAGTCCTTGTTGTATTAGGATTGCTCGCATTTTGATTCTCCACAGGCCAAAGTCATTCCTCCCTGTGAACTTCTCGATATCAAATTTCGTAGAGCCCATCTTCTTGATTGTTATTCGTTCTTTGTCGTGGCTTcggttcccacagacggcgccaattgtTGGATAAAAAAATGATATAACAATTTGTACAAGAAGATATCAATTCCCCGATCACATGCAGCAATTCAAGATAGTTTGGAGCACAAAGAGAATTACGTGGTTCAGCCGAAATGGCTTACGTCCACGGGAGAACAACCTGTTGGTTTTATTTATCACAGCAAAGATACAAGAATGGAAATTACAGAAGAATTCACGCACACACTATCACACAGAAACTCTCTTTGTACAAGTCCCTATTCTCGTGTGTGTTTCCTATCAATATTCTTCTCTCATGTAAGTCCAGTCTCTTCTCtctctcatatatatatatatatctatctcTCCCATGCAGAATGAAGAGATCAACATATATCTCTCCTTGATCCAACCGTAAGTTTCCTTCCTTTACTGCTGGACCCCCAAGGTTGGTTGAGTTGTTGCAACCAACAATAACTCCTTTCCCATCCTTGACTTATTCCAGAAAGAAGAGACCTCACGTGCCTTACATTTGGGAGACACTTCCCTCAACAACTATGGATAGTGGGTTTTTCTTGGTGATCAGCGTCAGTCTATTGCACCTTTTTCAGTATTTTTTTCCCCTGCACTGGTGCATGTATTTCTTTGTATTTGTATTCttttaagaaataaaataaagaatacCTCGTGAATATTCATTCAACTTGACtataataaataatcaataaacTATTACAATTaggatgattttttttttgagtggAAGAAGATGTTTGTTATAATTAAATCTCGAACTCGATATTTTATCACAAATTTGAGATCTTGATTGACTTTAATAGTTCATCTCATTGTCCATTTACATCTTTATCTTGTGTGGAATATGTGTGATTACATACACTAGCGAATCATTTCAATCGATCAATTCAACTAAAATCGCATTGTGTGTGGTTTAACGAGTTTACGATAAACTGaggacaaaataaaataaagtgttctatatattaaaaaagaataaagtcaattttaatttaaCAATCTTACGCATAATATAACACTAACGGATCATGACATATTCGATAAGTgtatttcaataaaaaaaaatttaaagaattaaagaagtttttccttaaaaaaatgataattattaatttttgaaattggaATAGTataagaaaaaattaaaatgtaaaaaaatttTATAGCAGACGAACAATAATAGCAGACCAAATTCTGAAGCATTATCACACGTTTTAGCAAATTCTATAGGCCAAAAGAAATGTTTCAGAGCAGAAATCATTCGATTGGATGAGGTGTCGAAGCTTCATGGAATTTGTCTTCAGTTGGTTGAACATTTCGATTTCCATAGGATTGAATAAGTTCCTTAGCATCCGCCTCTACATTTGTCAACTTCTTATCAAGAATATTGATCTTATCCATGTATGCATCAAACTCATGCATACAGTGCTCTTCCGCCTCCTTCAACTTTTGTTCCACAAGTAAACAATTCATCTTACATTCTTCCTCCCGCTTCTGCTGCAGTTTCTCTCTTTCGGTTGTGCTCAACATAAGACCCCCAGGTCCAGTATCCTTGTATGTCGATTCTTCAGCAAGTTGAGCCCTCACCCTGTACTCTGCAAATGCCTTTTGGGTTTCTTTCAAAGCCTTACGGTAACCTTCCATGACACTCTCCACTAGATATAATTCACGCTCCAGCCGAAAAATCAGACCGTCTTTCTTTTGCATCTCTTCCATTCTACTCTTGTGGAAATGATCTATCAGGGAGTCCCGTTTCTGCAACTCATCGAGCAAGATCTGTTGATTCATATTTGCCTGTTCCAGTGCCTGTCCCCTCTCCTCAAACAACATCCTAGATTTCACCACCAGTTGCTGAATTTCTTCCATGCAGCTGTTAAAATCTGGAGGTTTATGGTTCCAGGAATCATCGATCCTCAATCTCTTGTTGCCATCATTGAGTGAATGGTGGTCGATATCGGTGTCATGTTCAATAACCCTTTTACCTGAGGGGTTAAAGAAAGATGGGCTAGGATCCATGCACCTCATACCATCCCTGGTATCCACCGAAGAAGGGTCATGAAGTCGCTCCTGTGAATTAAAGGAAACCTGGTTTGCTTCCATGGCTTGAAGAAAATTACCCGTGAGCCCTTCACCATCAAGATCATTAACAGCAGGAAAAACATCAAATCTCTGATCACCGCCATCAGCTTCTGTCTCCTCTACCTCATCTTCTTTCCCATCCTCAAGGCTGCCAAAGCCTTGACCATCTTCATCCTCAAGGTTGCCAAAGCCTTGGCCATCTTCCAAGCTACAAGGTTGTAAGAAATGCTCTCCCATATTGTTCTTCCCACGCAAAAGCCACTGTACTTGCTCCTTACCCACCTCCTCCCGATCTTCATCATCAACATCAACATCAACATCAACATCAACATcaacatcatcatcatcatcaacatCATCATCACCACCATTATCCTTGCATTTATCAACATCTGTCATCTCAACATCCTGCATATTTTCTTCCTTCTCACCATCTTGTCCAAGGGTGAGTTCAATGCTTGGCGCCTCCACAACACTACTTTTCTCTCCCTGATCATCAACCATTGCGCTACCGTCAAGCACATTCTCCTCATtgatttctttttcttcttccttAGTCTCTGCTTCCACCAACAGCTTTTCAGCCACCAGATCCTCCTCCATTGTGAACACTGTCTCACGCTGAAACTTCAACAAGTATTGCACATGTGATGCATAGTAGCAATCCCTCAACTGATCCCCCTGCTTCAACTCATTCTCCACCATCAACCTAAACAACGCAGCCCAATCCACCTTCTCAGGGTGTCTATCCTTTATAAACTTCAACCAATTCATAACCTGGTGCGGTGTCATCCACGTGTCTTCGTGCAAAAGAACCCAATCCGACACAAACTCCAGAATGAATCCTATCGAATCCTCTGACACATCCTCAGCATCCAACACCACACCTTCCACCCCACCCACGTTGGCTTTCTTTTTTGAAGGCAGCTTGAACGCACGAGCAAAATCACCCCTACTGAATGAAAAGCGGAAACCATTGATGTAACCACACTGCGTTTTGTGATCATAAGTAACAACCAACTGCCCAATCAAGTCCACCCTTACATTCCTATCGAAATCAACGTGAACAAAATCCCACAGGCCAAGCTTCTTCAAAAGCTTCTCATGCTTGGAGAAATCAAGAATCTTTACTGGTATAAACGGAATGGGATTAAACTTTACCTTCAAAGATTCCAACTTTCTCCGGATGGACTGCTGTTTTCTCAGGTTGGGCTTAGCCTTCTTTCGCTTGTTGGGTCCTCGGCGAGGGTTTGTGTTGTTGGAGGGTGACGCGAGGGTGACACCGGAAACTGACAAGTGGGAGTTAGCAATAGGCGGGACGACCTCGAGATTAATACCCATCTGAATTAATGGGTTTTGGAGGGTTTCTTCTTGTTCTTCCGGTTCCTGCTCTTCTCCTTCTCCTTCTCCTTCCTCGCCGTCTGGCTCTTGGATTGCGGGATCTGGGTCAGGATTCGATGGTGGGTCGGGTTGCGATAGCTTCAGGGAAAGAGGATCCTGAAATACGTCGTCGGATTCATGGATCTGTTGCTCTTGTGGGGGACTGGACATGTTTTCACTATCCctttcttttccttttccttttcctttctcGCCTCCACTGATGTCCGTCTAGGCAACTCACTCCTGCTTAATTGTAAGACACTGTGGAAGATTCACTTGAAGGAAGACACTACGGTAGTTTTAGGTTCGGGTGACGAGGAggtattgattattttattttattagtcAGTCGTTTGGTTCGTGTgattatttaatcaaatcagTACTTCTTATTAATGATTAGATTATATTAGGTgagttaaaataatacctccacATCCCTTAAGATTATTTATTCAAATCTTA
Encoded here:
- the LOC140836618 gene encoding uncharacterized protein isoform X3; this encodes MSSPPQEQQIHESDDVFQDPLSLKLSQPDPPSNPDPDPAIQEPDGEEGEGEGEEQEPEEQEETLQNPLIQMGINLEVVPPIANSHLSVSGVTLASPSNNTNPRRGPNKRKKAKPNLRKQQSIRRKLESLKVKFNPIPFIPVKILDFSKHEKLLKKLGLWDFVHVDFDRNVRVDLIGQLVVTYDHKTQCGYINGFRFSFSRGDFARAFKLPSKKKANVGGVEGVVLDAEDVSEDSIGFILEFVSDWVLLHEDTWMTPHQVMNWLKFIKDRHPEKVDWAALFRLMVENELKQGDQLRDCYYASHVQYLLKFQRETVFTMEEDLVAEKLLVEAETKEEEKEINEENVLDGSAMVDDQGEKSSVVEAPSIELTLGQDGEKEENMQDVEMTDVDKCKDNGGDDDVDDDDDVDVGKEQVQWLLRGKNNMGEHFLQPCSLEDGQGFGNLEDEDGQGFGSLEDGKEDEVEETEADGGDQRFDVFPAVNDLDGEGLTGNFLQAMEANQVSFNSQERLHDPSSVDTRDGMRCMDPSPSFFNPSGKRVIEHDTDIDHHSLNDGNKRLRIDDSWNHKPPDFNSCMEEIQQLVVKSRMLFEERGQALEQANMNQQILLDELQKRDSLIDHFHKSRMEEMQKKDGLIFRLERELYLVESVMEGYRKALKETQKAFAEYRVRAQLAEESTYKDTGPGGLMLSTTEREKLQQKREEECKMNCLLVEQKLKEAEEHCMHEFDAYMDKINILDKKLTNVEADAKELIQSYGNRNVQPTEDKFHEASTPHPIE
- the LOC140836618 gene encoding uncharacterized protein isoform X2, with amino-acid sequence MSSPPQEQQIHESDDVFQDPLSLKLSQPDPPSNPDPDPAIQEPDGEEGEGEGEEQEPEEQEETLQNPLIQMGINLEVVPPIANSHLSVSGVTLASPSNNTNPRRGPNKRKKAKPNLRKQQSIRRKLESLKVKFNPIPFIPVKILDFSKHEKLLKKLGLWDFVHVDFDRNVRVDLIGQLVVTYDHKTQCGYINGFRFSFSRGDFARAFKLPSKKKANVGGVEGVVLDAEDVSEDSIGFILEFVSDWVLLHEDTWMTPHQVMNWLKFIKDRHPEKVDWAALFRLMVENELKQGDQLRDCYYASHVQYLLKFQRETVFTMEEDLVAEKLLVEAETKEEEKEINEENVLDGSAMVDDQGEKSSVVEAPSIELTLGQDGEKEENMQDVEMTDVDKCKDNGGDDDVDDDDDVDEVGKEQVQWLLRGKNNMGEHFLQPCSLEDGQGFGNLEDEDGQGFGSLEDGKEDEVEETEADGGDQRFDVFPAVNDLDGEGLTGNFLQAMEANQVSFNSQERLHDPSSVDTRDGMRCMDPSPSFFNPSGKRVIEHDTDIDHHSLNDGNKRLRIDDSWNHKPPDFNSCMEEIQQLVVKSRMLFEERGQALEQANMNQQILLDELQKRDSLIDHFHKSRMEEMQKKDGLIFRLERELYLVESVMEGYRKALKETQKAFAEYRVRAQLAEESTYKDTGPGGLMLSTTEREKLQQKREEECKMNCLLVEQKLKEAEEHCMHEFDAYMDKINILDKKLTNVEADAKELIQSYGNRNVQPTEDKFHEASTPHPIE
- the LOC140836618 gene encoding uncharacterized protein isoform X1; translated protein: MSSPPQEQQIHESDDVFQDPLSLKLSQPDPPSNPDPDPAIQEPDGEEGEGEGEEQEPEEQEETLQNPLIQMGINLEVVPPIANSHLSVSGVTLASPSNNTNPRRGPNKRKKAKPNLRKQQSIRRKLESLKVKFNPIPFIPVKILDFSKHEKLLKKLGLWDFVHVDFDRNVRVDLIGQLVVTYDHKTQCGYINGFRFSFSRGDFARAFKLPSKKKANVGGVEGVVLDAEDVSEDSIGFILEFVSDWVLLHEDTWMTPHQVMNWLKFIKDRHPEKVDWAALFRLMVENELKQGDQLRDCYYASHVQYLLKFQRETVFTMEEDLVAEKLLVEAETKEEEKEINEENVLDGSAMVDDQGEKSSVVEAPSIELTLGQDGEKEENMQDVEMTDVDKCKDNGGDDDVDDDDDVDVDVGKEQVQWLLRGKNNMGEHFLQPCSLEDGQGFGNLEDEDGQGFGSLEDGKEDEVEETEADGGDQRFDVFPAVNDLDGEGLTGNFLQAMEANQVSFNSQERLHDPSSVDTRDGMRCMDPSPSFFNPSGKRVIEHDTDIDHHSLNDGNKRLRIDDSWNHKPPDFNSCMEEIQQLVVKSRMLFEERGQALEQANMNQQILLDELQKRDSLIDHFHKSRMEEMQKKDGLIFRLERELYLVESVMEGYRKALKETQKAFAEYRVRAQLAEESTYKDTGPGGLMLSTTEREKLQQKREEECKMNCLLVEQKLKEAEEHCMHEFDAYMDKINILDKKLTNVEADAKELIQSYGNRNVQPTEDKFHEASTPHPIE